DNA sequence from the Mustelus asterias unplaced genomic scaffold, sMusAst1.hap1.1 HAP1_SCAFFOLD_1165, whole genome shotgun sequence genome:
actaggggtaatttttagcatggccaatcaacctaacccgcacatctttggactgtgggaggcaaccggagcacccggaggaaacccacgcagacacgaggagaatgttgtGTTAATTTCTCATGGGGAGAGACAGACGATGGTTGTGCTGTGAGGGCTTTCCAAAGGAATTTGTGTATTCGTGTCGGCTGCAGGAAGAAGGCGGTTTTCCTAAAGTGATGACAGGGAAATTGAAATGTAGATGTGACCGccacccaccacccctcctcAATTCAGATTAtacggggaggcggtggggggagcTACCACTCATACCTCGTAATTTCTTGACCCACCTCACATTGTCGGGCAgcattggggggagaggggggggtgcagggagagagggtgaaggtGCAGATAGATGCGCCCGTGTTgttttgggggtggtggggggaatgtTTCTTTTGACGTTACTTATTAGCCCGgctgggtttttttttgcttCCCCAAACTCCCCATTCCCTTCCTAGGTGGATCTCCTCCGGTGTTTCACATTCCGAAACTCCAAGCAGTCGTACAGCGGCATTCCCATCGTGGCTGCCAACATGGACTCGGTGGGGACCTTTGAGATGGCCAAAGTACTCAGCAAGGTGCGTACGCAAATACAAACAGACCAGATAGCCACAGGGGTTAGCCGGTAAGGACCacggggagtgctgtactgtttttggaggtggcggggggcggggaggggaggttcTGGAGTTAGTTACATGTGGGCCTCACCAGGGAAGGATGtaaaaacacagaaactagaagcaggagtaggccattcggcccttcgagtccactccgccattcattttgatcgtggctgatcatcaaattcaatatcctgatttccctccccctttcccccccatatccctcgatccctttagcccctggtcgccacactgccagaaggatgtggaggctttggagagggtacagaaaagatttaccaggatgttgcctggcatggagggcattagctatgaggagaggttggagaaacttggtttgttctcactggaacgtcgGAGgttgagggagacctgatagaagtctccaagattatgaggggcatggacagagtggatagtcagaagctttttcccagggtggaagagtcaattactggggggcacaggtttaaggggcaaggtttaaaggagatgtacaaagcaagttttttttatacagagggtggtgggttcttggaactcgttgccgggggaggtagtggaagcagatatgatagtgacttttaacgggcgtcttgacaaatacatgaataggatgggaatagaaggatacagtccccggaggggtaggggattttagttcacatgggcagcgtggttggtgcaggcttggagggccgaagggcccgttcctatgctgtaattttctttgttcgataacatagaatcctagaatcccaacagtgcagtaggaggccattcagcccatcgcgcctgcaccgaccacagtcccacccaggccctatccctgtaaccccacctatttaccctgctaatcccccgacactaaggaacaatttagcacggccaatccacctaacctgcacatacttggactgtgggaagaaaccagagcactcacattcaccaccctctgggtgaagaaatttctcctcacctcagtcctaaaaggtttacctcttatcctcaaactatgaccctagttctggacaccatcgggaacattctctctgaatctaccctgtctaaccctgttagaattttataattttctatgagatcccctctcactcttctaaactccagtgaatataatcctaactgacttagtctcttcccatatgacagacctgccacaccaggaatcagcctggtaaaccttcgctgtgctccctctatagcaaggacatccttcctcagataaggacaccaaaactgcacacaatactccaggtgtggcctcaccaacgccctgtagaattgcagcaaaacatccctatccctatactcaaatcctgggatttgaattcaataaaaggacattagtgaagcagatgggtttttccgacaatcgacaatggtttcatggtcatcagtcgattcttaattccagatttttaaaaaaactgatttcaaattccaccatctgccttggcgggattcgaacccgtgtccccagatcaTTCGCTGGATTACAGGTCGAGGGATAATAccgctacgccactgcctcctccctcatcacagtcatcagcagattcttaattgctCAATATTCTTAATATTTTttctctattgaattcaaatttcaccgtctaccgtgacaggattcaaacccgggtcccccagaatattagctcagtttctggattcacggtccagcgataataccacaaggccattacctcccctgaTTAGGATGTTCCGACTTAAACACACTtgggaacggcacggtggcacagtggggttagcactgctgcctcaaagcgccagggacctgggttcgatccccggcttgggtcactgtctgtgtggagtttgcacattctcctcgtgtctgcgtgggtttcctccgggtgctccggtttcctcccacagtctgaaagccatgctggttagatgcattggccgtgctacattcaccctcagtgtaacccgaacacgcgccggagtgtgacaactaggggattttcacagtaaccgcattgcggtgttaatgtaagccgacttgtgaaaaGAATAAAAGTAAAACTTAAACTGTCTCCATAAACCCCTCACCCCACTTACTCCTGCCACATCCCTCTCTccataagatttaggagcagaattaggccgttcggcccatcgagtctgctccaccaatcaatcacagctgataagtttctcaaccctattctcTGGCCTTTTCCCCGTAGCCTTTGATTTCcccctcatagaaaccctacagtacagaaagaggccattcggcccatcgagtctgcaccgaccacaatcccacccaggccctacccccatatccctacatatttacccactaatccctctaccctacgcatctcagaactctaagggcaatttttagcatggccaatcaacctaacccgcacatctttggactgtgggaggaaaccggagcacccggaggaaacccacgcagacacgaggagaatgtgcaaactccacacagacagtgacccgagccgggaatcgaacccgggtccctggagctgtgaagcagcagtgctaaccactgtgccctcaatccagaacctatctatctctgttttaaatacactcaatgacctggcctcctctgtggcaatgaattccacagattcgccatcccccagctgaagaaattcctcctcatctcagttctatcgGGTCGCCCCTTTACTCCGAGGCTGTGCCCTTACCGAGCGTGCGGTATCAAAGCCTGGAATTTTAAAactgacccgaggccagatttgaacccgggtccctggggttgtgagacagcagtgctgaccatccgGTACCCGGCTGCACAACAAAATCTGGCGGTGTGGTATTTGCCGTTGCGCTGGTGTGGCGGAGTCTGATAGAGCCTGCAATGGTCCCCCACTAGTGAGCACCAGGGaagacccccccattccccccccacccgccgagGTCAAGGGGAACACCCTCACCAGCCAGGGGCGCGGAgactctccctcccccgcctcccgcctccccccacacacacaagggAATTTCTCCCTCCacccaggatgctactgggacttgatggtttgagttataaggagaggctggttagactgggacttttttctctagagtgtaggaggctgaggggtgatcttatagaggtctgtaaaataatgaggggcacagatcagcgagatggtcaccatcttttcccaaaggtaggggagtctaaaactagagggcatggtttaaggggagagatacaaaagtgtccagaggggcaattttttcacacacaggatggtgagtgtctggaacaagctgccagaggtagtggtagcggtaggcacaattttgtccttttaaaaagcacttagacagttacatgggtaatatAGGTATAccgggacatgggccaaacgtgggcaattgggactggcatgATGGttcaaaaaagggcagcatggacaagttgggccgaagggcctgtttccatgctgtaaacctcgatgactcaatatcaattgtttgggtttaatctcgtttgtttggatttaatctcagtttgtttgggtttaatctcagttgtttgggtttaatctcagtttgtttgggtttaatctcagttgtttggatttaatctcagttgtttgggtttaatctcagttgtttgggtttaatctcagttgtttgggtttaatctcagtttgtttgggtttaatctcagttgtttgggtttaatctcagtttgtttgggtttaatctcagttgtttgggtttaatctcagtttgtttgggtttaatctcagttgtttgggtttaatctcagttgtttgggtttaatctcagttgtttggatttaatctcagttgtttgggtttaatctcagttgtttggatttaatctcagttgtttgggtttaatctcagatgtttgggtttaatctcagttgtttgggtttaatctcagttgtttgggtttaatctcagttgtttgggtttaatctcagttgtttgggtttaatctcagttgtttgggtttaatctcagttgtttgggtttaatctcagttgtttgggtttaatctcagtttgggtttaatctcagttgtttgggtttaatctcagttgtttgggtttaatctcagttgtttggatttaatctcagttgtttgggtttaatctcagttgtttgggtttaatctcagttgtttggatttaatctcagttgtttgggtttaatctcagttgtttgggtttaatctcagttgtttgggtttaatctcagttgtttgggtttaatctcagttgtttgggtttaatctcagttgtttgggtttaatctcagttgtttgggtttaatctcagttgtttgggtttaatctcagatgtttgggtttaatctcagttgtttgggtttaatctcagttgtttgggtttaatctcagttgtttgggtttaatctcagttgtttgggtttaatctcagttgtttgggtttaatctcagttgtttgggtttaatctcagttgtttgggtttaatctcagttgtttggatttaatctcagttgtttgggtttaatctcagttgtttgggtttaatctcagttgtttgggtttaatctcagtttgtttgggtttaatctcagtttgggtttaatctcagttgtttgggtttaatctcagttgtttgggtttaatctcagttgtttgggtttaatctcagtttgtttgggtttaatctcagtttgtttgggtttaatctcagttgtttgggtttaatctcagttgtttgggtttaatctcagtttgggtttaatctcagttgtttgggtttaatctcagttgtttgggtttaatctcagttgtttgggtttaatctcagttgtttgggtttaatctcagttgtttgggtttaatctcagttgtttgggtttaatctcagtttgggtttaatctcagttgtttgggtttaatctcagttgtttgggtttaatctcagtttgtttgggtttaatctcagtttgggtttaatctcagttgtttgggtttaatctcagttgtttgggtttaatctcagttgtttgggtttaatctcagttgtttgggtttaatctcagttgtttgggtttaatctcagttgtttgggtttaatctcagtttgtttgggtttaatctcagtttgggtttaatctccgttgtttgggtttaatctcagttgtttgggtttaatctcagttgtttgggtttaatcccagttgtttgggtttaatcccagttgtttgggtttaatctcagttgtttgggtttaatctcagttgtttgggtttaatctcagtttgtttgggtttaatctcagtttagagtctcccaccctcccccctcctccaacctATAAAAAAGGACTCAGAGTGAGAGCAGGtcagctttttttttctctctttcgtttcttattcagggaggttagcagggatgtcagtgcaggcaatgcaatgttcctcctgtaggatgtttgaggtgagggacaccagtcgtgtcccagctgagtacaacTGCAGGAAATtcatccaattccagctccttgaagaccgtgttaggggtctggagctggagctgaatgaacttcggatcattctggaggcagaggtggtcatagacagaagcttcaaggatgtagttactccgaagaatgaagatagatgggcgatggtgagaggggctgggaggaagcagtcagtacagggatcccctgtggatccctgtggtcgttcccctcagcaacaagtataccgctttggatacagttggggggggggggacctaccagtggtaagccacgatgaccggatctccagcactgagtctgtCCCTGtgactcagaagggaaggggggagagcaggagagcaatagtttttggggactcgacagttagagggacagataggaggttctgtggcagcgaaagagactcacggatggtatgttgcctcccgggtgccaggatccgtgacgtctcggaccgtgttttcaggatccttaaaggggagggggaacagtcacaggtCGTGGGACACATCGGtatcaacgacataggtaagagaagggacggggatttaaatcaggaatttagggagctagggtggaagctgagagccaggacaaaccatgttctcatctctggtttgttgccggtgccacgggatagcgagttgaggaacagggagagagtgcagataaacacgtggctgcagggatggtgtaggagggagggtttcagctacatggataattggagcacattctggggaaggtgggacctgtacaaacaggacggtttgcacctgaaccagaggggcaccaatatcctgggagggaaatttgctacggctcttcgggggggtttaaactaatttaaaccagatgggtttttccgacaatggtttcaccgccatcagtagattcttaattccagatttattttattgacttaaaattccaccatctgccgtgggcgggattcgaacccgggtccccagaacattagctgagtttctggattaacaatctAGCGATAAGACctctgggccatcgcctccccgttgTCGAATTAGGGTTCaaccctcagagggttgtgctgTACGGTAGCTGCTGTATAAGTGTGAATTGTCGCCGGAATTTTCTTCCGTGCTTGAACCAGATCCTGTCtgacctcctctctcccctctcccctccccacggcACTCCATcccttcactcccctcccctccccctcccttcccctcccctcccctccctcacccctccctctccccatcccttcccttctccccccctccccatccctccccttctccctcccactccctcctctccactcctcctctcaccttcccctccctcctccccctccccctccccctccccctcccccctccccctctccccctcccccctccctctcccctcccctctcctctccccctccccctcctcccctcccccctcccgctcccctcccccctcccctcccccctcccccctcccctctcccctcccccctcccctctcccctcccccctccccctcccctctcccctcccctctccactcttcccctcccctctccccctccccctcccctctccactcttcccctcccctcccccctctccctctcccctccccctctccccctctcccctccccctctccccctcccctcccctctcccctctcccctcccccctccccctccccctccccttcccctccccccctccccctcccccgtctcctctccccctcctccctccccctcccctctccccctccccctcccctctccccctcccctctccccctccccctcccctctccccctcccctctccccctcccctctccccctcccctctccccctcccctctccctctcccccctcccctctcccccctcccctcccctctccccctcccctccccctacccctcccctctccccctcccctcccctacccctcccctctccccctcccctccccctacccctcccctccccccctcccctcccctaccacccctcccctccccaccccgctgtTTATTTGCTCTCACAGTTCTCGCTCTTCACTGCCATTCACAAGCACTACACGTTGGAGCAATGGAAGGAGTTTGCCTGCAATAACCCGGACTGTTTGCAGGTGAGGGGGCGATTGGCAGCTTATAGAGGAAGGGGTAGGAGTGCGAGGagcgttggcgggggggggggtgggggaggtgtgcaGGGTGGAGGCGGCCGTGAATGGGACGGGTGGGTGTGCCAGAGCcaggggtgagggtgggtttAGTTCGGAGTTCAGAAGCAGCTGGGGGACATGCATGGAAGGGGAGACAGCGGAGACCGTGGGAAggtatgggtggggtggggtagggtggggtggggagggtaatGGAGGACGTAATGTGACATAGCAGGTCATTGTTGAGGACAGGGTGGGTATTGGtctggtcaaccttctctgaacttacatctttccttcaataaggagactgatactgtccacaatactccagatgtggccccaCCAACACTATCCACactgctccagatgtggcctcaccaatactgtccacaatactccagatgtggcctcaccaatactgtccacaatactccagacgtggcctcaccaatactgtccacaatactccagatgtggcctcaccaatactgtccacaatactccagatgtggcctcaccaatactgtcctcaatactccaggtgtggtctcacgaaTACTGTCCACaacgctccagatgtggtctcaccaacactatccacactgctccagatgtggcctcaccaatactgtccacaatactccagatgtggtctcaccaatactgtccacaatactccagatgtggtctcaccaatactgtccacaatactccagatgtggtctcaccaatactgtccacaatactccagatgtggtctcaccaatactatccacagtactccagatgtggtctcaccaatactgtccacaataccccagatgtggcctcaccaatactgtcctcaatactccaggtgtggtctcaccaatactgtccacaacactccagatgtggtctcaccaacactatccacactgctccagatgtggcctcaccaatactgtccacaatctccagatgtggcctcaccaatactgtcctcaatactccagatgtggtctcaccaatactgtccacaatactccagatgtggcctcaccaatactgtccacaatactccaggtgtggcctcaccaacactatccacaatactccagatgtggtctcaccaatactgtccacaatactccagatgtggtctcaccaatactgtccacaatactccagatcaggcctcaccaatactgtccacaatactccagatgtggcctcaccaatactgtccacaatactccagatgtggcctcaccaatactgtccacaatactccagatgtggtgtcaccaatactgtccacaatactccagatgtggcgtcaccaatactgtccacaatactccagatgtggttctcGCTAACActatccacaatactccaggtgtggtctcataagaacataagaaataggagcaggagtaggccatctagcccctcgagcctgccccgccattcaacaagatcatggctgatctgaggcgaatcagttccacttacccgcctgatccctataacccctaattcccttaccgatcaggaatccacctatccgtgatttaaacatattcaaccaggtggcctccaccacttcaatgggcagagaattccagagattcaccaccctctgagagaaaaagttcctcctcaactctgtcctaaactgaccccccttttgaggctgtgccctccagatctggtttcccttctaagtggaaagaatctctccacctctaccctatccagccccttcattatctcaccaatactgtccacaatactccagatgtggtttctccAATATTGTTCACCAATGGAGGcagggtcagggacccgggtttgattcccagcttgggtcactgtctgtgtgaagtctgcacgttctcaccgtgtctgcatgggtttcctctggaagctccggtttcctcccacagtgtgaaagacgcgCGGGTTCagcggattgaccatgctaaattgcctctgagtgtccatgatgtgtaggttaagggattATGGGGTaattacatgaggttatgggaatagggtggatgttgtcagagagtcagtgcagacccgatgggccgaatggcctcctgcactttagggattctatgaatgtactgAAGTCTAACCTCCCGACTTGTGAATTCaattcctctctttctctgtgctctctctccctgcgtcCCCCCCTGcatccctacccccctccctgcgtccctctccccccctccctgcgtccctctcccccccctccccgcgtcCCTCTCCTCCTGCGTCCCTCCCCCCTGAATCCCTCcctgcacccctctcccccctccccgcgtccctctccccccactccctgcgtcccgctccccccctccctgcgtccctctccccgcatccctctccccccctccccgcgtccctctccccctctccccgcgccctccccctccctccccgcatccctccccctccctccccgcgtcccttcccctccctccctgcatccctctccccccctccccgcgtccctctccccctctccccgcatccctctctccccctccccgcgtccctctccccctctccccgcgtccctctccccccctccccgcgtccctccccctccctccctgcgtccctccccctccctccctgcgtcccttcccctccctccctgcgtccctccccctccctccctgcgtccctccccctccctccctgtgtccctccccccttcctccctgcatccttcccccctccctgcgtcccccccgctccctccctgcgtcccccccgctccctccctgcgtcccccccgctccctccctgcgtccctccctctccctccctgcgtcccccccgctccctccctgcgtcccccttgctccttccctgcgtcccccccgctccctccctgcgtcccccccgctccctccctgcgtcccccccgctccctccctgcgtccccccccgctccctccctgcgtccccccccgctccctccctgcgtcccccccgctccctccctgcgtcccccttgctccttccctgcgtcccctctcgctctctctctgtcccatagAACATCGCAGCAAGTGCTGGCACCAGCCCCAGCGACCTGGAGAAGCTGACGTCAGTTCTGGAACTCCTGCCCGACATTCACTACATCTGCCTGGATGTGGCCAATGGCTACTCGGAACACTTTGTGGAGTTTGTGAAGGACGTGAGGAAGAAGTTTCCAGATCACACCATCATGGTTAGCGGCGGTAGGGGGGGAATGGAGATTTGGGTGTGGGTGCAAAGCTGGCGAAAACTGTCCCCACTCCTTCTGGCGCCTTCAGCCGCTTCAGAATGTTCCAGGACGCTCGGACCCagtcgcacagcaagatcccacgggcAGCGACCCAGTCACAATCAGATTGTCCAATTTTATTTCCTTTCAATAAGAACTCTCCAAACTGCACCCGCTCGTCACTCTCCTTACGACTGTTGCCCCGTGACCTTTATGTTTTACccctggaggacagtgtagagggagctttactctgtgtctaaccccgtgctgtacctctccggggagtgtttgatggggacagtgtagagggagctttactctgtatctaaccccgtgctgtacctgtcctgggagtgtttgatggggacagtgtagagggagctttactctgtatctaatcccgtgctgtacctgcctgggagtgtttgatgggagacagtgtagacggagctttactctgtatctaaccccgtgctgtacctgtcctgggagtgtttgatgggggtcagtgtagagggagctttactctgtatctaatcccatgctgtacctgtcctgggagggtttgatgggggacagtgtagagggagctttactctgtatctaatcccgtgctgtacctgtcctgggagtgtttgatggggggacagtgtagagggagctttactctgtatcaaaccccgtgctgtacctgtcctgggagtgtttgatggggacagtgtagatggagttttactctgtatctaaccccgtgctctacctgtgctgggagtgtttgatgggggacagtgtagagggagctttactctgtatctaatcccgtgctgtacctgtcctgggagtgtttgatgggggacagtgtagagggagctttactctgtatctaacgccgtgctgtacctgtcctgggagtgtttgatgggggacagtgtagagggagctttgcactgtatctaatcccgtgctgtacctgtcctgggagtgtttgatgggggacagtgtagagggagctttactctgtatctaatcccgtgctgtacctgtcctgggagtgtttgatggggaaagtgcagagggagctttactctgtatctaatcccgtgctgtacctgtcctggaagtgtttgatgggggacagtgtagagggagctttactcggtatctagccCCAtggtgtatctgtcctgggagtgtttgatggaggacagtgtagagggagctttactctgtatctaaccccgtgctgtacctgacctgggagtgtttgatgggggacaatttagagggagctttactctgtatctaaccccgtgctgtacctgtcctgggagtgtttgatgggggacagtttagagggagctttactctgtatctaaccccgtgctgtacctgacctgggagtgtttgatgggggacagtttagagggagctttactctgtatctaaccccatggtgtatctgtcctgggagtgtttgatggaggacagtgtagagggtgctttactctgtatctaaccccgtgctgtacctgtcctgggagtgtttgatggaggacagtgtagagggagctttacactgtatctaatcccgtgctgtacctgtcctgggagtgtttgatggggaaagtgcagagggagctttactctgtatctaaccccgtgctgtacctgtcctgggagtgtttgatgggggacagtgtagagggagctttacactgtatctaatcccgtgctgtacctgtcctgggagtgtttgatggggacagtgtagagggagctttactctgtatctaaccccgcgctgtacctgtcctgggtgtgtttgatggaggacagtgtagagggagctttactctgtatctaaccccgtgctgcacctgtcctgggagtgtttgatggggacagtgtagagggagctttactctgtatctaaccccgtgctggagctgtcatgggagtgtttgatggggacagtgtagagggtgctttac
Encoded proteins:
- the LOC144487961 gene encoding GMP reductase 2-like; translated protein: MPRIDNDIKLDFKDVLLRPKRSTLKSRSEVDLLRCFTFRNSKQSYSGIPIVAANMDSVGTFEMAKVLSKFSLFTAIHKHYTLEQWKEFACNNPDCLQNIAASAGTSPSDLEKLTSVLELLPDIHYICLDVANGYSEHFVEFVKDVRKKFPDHTIMAGNVVTGEMVEELILAGADIIKVGIGPGSVCTTRIKTGVGYPQLSAVIECADAAHGLKGHIMSVSRQSVTFTALSQKKAACTAEPPDT